The nucleotide window taaattatatattaatttaaaagtatgcATGAACAAATTATAGGCGGTATTGGGATTATCCGTATCATAAATATCTGAGAATGATAAATCTTGCaagtagtttttaaatttttgtaagTTACATTTACTATAATCACGTTTTTTTATTCGCCATTGATCTATTAAAAAGACTTTAGTTACtggtaattttaaaaattgcgCTGTGTGATCTGACAGACCAAAGTCAATAATTTGAGATTTACACTTCTTGCCAAAATTATGAGCAAAGTTATCGATGCAAGTTCCACTTGCATGTCGAGTTGGCTGAAACAATTCCAAcctcaaattataatttaataacagaCATTCTAATTCTAGTAAAGTATAATTTCGCTTTAGAGAATCTATATTGTAATCACCTGCAATCACAACATTTCTGTTTGGAGCCTCTCTTTTTAGGATGTCTAGCATTTTTTCTAActgttcaaaaaatatattcaactcATTACTTTTAGGTACCCTATATATACACACAATAATCGTTTTATATGTCATTAAATCAATTGCACAACATTCAAATATTCCAGCTATAGACAGTTTTTTAATGCTATTTAGTTCGTTGAATTGATGACTATTATTGACTAGAATACATGTGCCACCTCTTTTACTATTTTCTCTAGAATAACATGCTGCTAAagtataattaggtataaaaagtgaattttcgttattatagttcggccattcagagaatgcgttcctgacacgtcgcgattgaactgacgacgtaactttgcaatggcgttgcagttacgataaaaatatttttgctggttgtttaccgttttaacaattgaggagcattaaaacaacattattatatcaataatcaatgaatgtagttacgtcgtcagttcaatcgcgacgtgtcaggaacgcattctctgaatggccgaactataataatcaTAAAGTGTTCTGACAAGCAAATTATGTCaatttctgtatttttatttgacatttCTTCAATGCATACGACAAGTTCGTTACTCTTATTTAATAAGCCAGCAATATTTTGGTGCATTAAAGTAAGATGTTTATAATAGAAATAACTGATTAGGTTCCTCGTTTTGTCTTATATAATTAGTTTCTTCGTTTTCCAAATAACTGTTATTCCATTcctgaatataatttatatatgtgTAGATGTCATCGATGATTACTTGCATGCCGTAATTGTTAAGAGTTCCCTTATGTATTCTGTACATTCCGGAGTCCCATGTGAGATTCTTATTCGTGTCAAAAATATAAGCATATTCGTGTGTAACTACATCTCGGCAAAGTAAGTTAATGAACTGTTCTACTCTTCGGTTGAAAAGTGTATAGTAATTAAAACTTATCTTATATGTTGGCATGCACAGGATTACATTAGTATGTTGAATATCTTTGAGGCCTTCTCTTACGCATGAAACGAGTTTAGAGTAATCTTGAGTAGTTAAAAAGTCTGTTTCACCGATCAATATGATACAGTAATCATTCGGAGTGAATCAATTCAATTTCGGTGGTAGATTGCTTATTAGTTTTAATACCAGCATTTGGTGTTAAGTAGTGACACAACTCAGAGTTTTCGAACTTCCTTTCGGCAATGTTCAATATGTTGTTATATTTATTCTCGCTGATTAAACAAACTTTACTCTTGTACTTCTTGCAGCTCTCCTGATCTTGAACTAGTTCTGGTTTATGACTCACACGAGTATTTTTGTCTTCTGCAACCGTTCGTGCTTCTTCCTCTAGCTCCGAGTTACATTGGAGCTTTTTATCGGGTGTTTGTACAGCAATGGTTTTTCCAGATTTTATCAATTCGCTATTTATATCTTTAAGTTTTTGGTTTTCTTGAGAGAGTGTTTCTATTTTTTGGAGCGCACTGTTTAGTTCTATCGTGAGTTTATTAATTTGGAAATTTAAATCTGATATTTTTTCGTGTTCGCTGCTAGCGACATCTTCAGATAAATCAGGTAAACTACTTGCGTCATGTATATGTACCaacattatgtatattagacagaacctacatttatataccaaaaaaagtgaagtccatagcattaatactagaaataagcataaactgtgtgtaccctatcaccggcttcataaagtgcatgacacatttctgggtttaggtattcgtttttataataagcttcctttgaccttacaagaactgccgtttaataaattcaaagaacaaattaaggctgttcttataaaaaaggcatattacaccatcaatgattatttgaatgataaaaatagttggtcgccatgatgaacgcaagacagctatattagctatattatttagataatttaaatttctcccattcaatctcttgactcaatgacatttattttattttgatttattatttaattattattttttaatgtttttacattattgacaagatacattctttgtattaattttctgttttggattttagtaaataatactacttagcgggaactgataatttaatcttgatattgagttgtgtagcagtgagtacgtcatgctcccttagacggcactgcttgcggtagcgtcggcggtcgggttgcctccctccctcaaaaatgtgcgaggggggcgatggctgatcctcgcgttatgctcgtgaacgggtgctgcttgtggtgccaggtcgtcttactgactatctattagtttttttgtttttatttgtaaactctttttattttacatatgttctggctgagcggtctaatttactagtttacaaaagaatagcacatgtaggtgggcactccctgatattctattaagtgtaaatatttggaggctataattttctgttcatcaaacatattcaatgcttgagttagttaaggtatgtagggtgagtgctagctagcatgtggtgtatacattatttttactgtattgtcctcttttgtaatatacaaattaaattgtatacaaatgtacatatcaaacaatgtttaaggttcttttaaccgaacagacagacatgtgttgctggggagtttgttgcgccacttcttcttcccagcaaaaacacataggaagtggtgaagggtgggcgttttgggggctgtcttttgtaattttttttttgacgttcgaaaagtgctgttttgcagccaagtttgaataaatgacttttgattttgattttgattttgagaaGATAATTTACTGCAGCTGCATCATGTTGTTAAAGTCGACGTTCATCTTAGTTTACAGGCTAGGATTCtgtaatattaaatacatagaTGTTCCTTAAGTCCTTGTGTGTTATTTGTACTTCTCTAagctccccactcagagacatttaatggttacttaagccattttagtgaaggatttgtatgacattccgtcactaaggagtgacttaagtaatataatcattaaatgtctctgagtggggaggtaagtcaTAATTTTTCCTATTAGAGGGACGTACCTACTTATGATCACCATAATGTTTAAAATCCCATACTACGGTATGggattttaaacattttcccaAGTAAAAGTTGTCATTGTGTGTGTTAGGTACTGACGTGTTATCTTGATGTCTCCTAAGAGTTTACCTTATAATTTGAGAGACGTGCGCATTGTGCACGGTCTGTCGTGCGTGCGCTTGCGCAGCGTGACCGAGGGCCTACCCAGCGTACACtgctaacaatatttttttactaataaaGGTTGCCACGTAATATCATTTTAATGTATAATAAAGACACTTAGTACGAGATCTAACAAAACAACCAATGTAATCTATAATGAAGCAAAAAGATTTTCTGCACTAGAGCATAGAATCGTGACTGATTGAAACAATGACTGATCATTACGGTGTTGCATTTGACAAATGAATCATTGATCACGATTTATCTTAGTAAACGTCGACAACCTCGGTAATATTGTCGGGTATTGGGATCTTCTGTGGTGCTATTATTCTATATTTAATGATGTACTTACATTCAAGGTAGTAAGTAGGACCTAAGGAATGTTTTATTAgtgatatttaattaattccttAGAGATTAATTATAAACTACAGAATCTacctaataaaaacattaacagACCTGTCGGTCTACACAGGAAGTTATAAATCACTTTCATAGAATAATAACGACCTTCGCTGACACCAGCCAGTAACCCGAATGCCCTTAAAACTGCCATTCACGGCACAAAAAATAACACTTACTTTTGTGCATTTGCGTCGAACAAAATGCGTAAATATGACTAAGCAGATATTGTCGTGTTCAATATAATAGATCTGGTCATTTGATCTCGGTTCATGGAATCAAATGGCGATATTAGCTAGCTGCCGGAGATTGATTGGCCTTTATCTGCCAACATATGTAAGAACGGAGTACGTAAACCAATATCCTGTTCAGGTGTTATATTAACCGATATTTTACACACTATGTAGGTAATATCATATagcgaaattaatatttttggagatTTTATGTGAACAGGCGATTTTATTACCATTATGTACACATTTGACAGCATTAGTTGCATATTCCAGTGCACTCATATTACAATGCAATTTGATATTTCAGACCTTGTTAGAGCTAAAGGGCGTTTTCGTGCAGCCGTATGTTTGAACTGTGTGTTTGCAGTTCAACAGTGGTTTATTCTATCAGCATGAATGGTCTAAAAGTCAGAAGGACGCTATCATTATCTCAGGTCAAGGTATCTAAGCTGCTCGATTTAAGTATTTCTAGTCGCCGTTAATTGGCTGCAATTGAAGTGGAAAATCGAGCGTTTTCCGTCTAATTTATGCATGGATAGTAAAATAATCTGAGCTATTGGAGTAATTGAGATGTAGTGTCTGCTTGGtttgattcatttttataactATCATGAACCAAAAAGTAAACTTTTCCTGGTGATTGCGACAGCTCCAGAGGTGATAGGTTAACGAGGTCGAAGTAGTAAGTAAGATGTTAAAACAGCGGAAAACAACACTGAATTAGTATCCATGtaataaaatttcataatatCTAGACTTCTTCCTTAGTTTATTAGCATTTATTATTTCCTACTTCTACATAAATGACGTGATAGATTTATGAGAAATCGAATGCTCTACGCACTGAtgcttattaaaattagttgttgaatttattagttttaattaacgGTATCTATAGATCGGTGCGAGTGAGCCGCAGTCAGGATACGGATCTCCGTGTGCAGAGCCAGTCACTTCTCCAAGGCTCTACCCGTATTCGACACACGAACGATCCTGCCTTTCTAAAATGCTTACCTACCATTTATTTCGTTGTCGCTTTGCACACAATCTGATGCTggtctaataaaatattcttgttaGACAGGGTGCCTTAAACAACCTACATCGTTGAAATCTATTTACTTTTGCAACATTTAAGACAGTGTTTTAGCAATATTAATGAGTGTACTTAATGAGGTAAGGCATTACTGAAATAATAGTTTCGATACAAACCTGCTTAAAGTTTGAAGCTTAATAGTATGTTATGCAAATTGAGCTTCTAGATTAGAAATCAGGCTTCGAAGTAAGCACGTGGTTTTGCTGTTTAGCAAtatatgcaaatatttatttttgcaaattttaGCAAACAAAACGTGGATGGGTGAAGTCACTAAGGACTCCCAGATTCCCAGGGCCATCAAAGACAGCAAACAAATACCTAGATCGGTTATGCATATAAACCAAATTAGATACTCTAACACCGTAGgtatttaaatagaaatatcGAGCGTGACGACGTTATAATTTATTGCCATTAGTTGTGACAGGGACTGGGTATGATCCCTTCAGTCACGATTCTCGATTAAAGTTGTATACGgcttgctgcgggttgttcgaaagagataccgcggccctggtacataaaaggcctatgacggaacacgacgattttagtcagtaagagtctgacactccctcaccgctgctaacccacagcgggaggggtcatttgatgattttacgtcgctaaaaaaagtTGTATACGGCTTAGCGTCTGCATCAAATCCCATCTGTCTCCATAGGAATTTATTCCATCGCTGGAAAAACTTGCTCGACTGTGATGCATAGACCATAAACATCATTGGTTACGTTCGTGTAGCGTAATCGTTGTTATTAATTAAGGTAAGATTGTATCATCAACTATTATGTTCTATGATATAAATTATCGGAGGGCCAGTGCGTGTGAAAGCCATCACGAAGGCCAGAATCATTGCGTAAAGTATGGggctattttttttctaattaaatgtaaattaaaattacccgCTCGAAAGCTGTTAAATTAGATATAGGTAACCAACTTCAATTAGTCATTGACATTCCGTTTTTTACTAGGTATTTGCAGCGGATGATGAGGCTGATAATTGATTCTTTAATATTGTCGGTAAAAAATTGTCGCTcccacaaaaacaaaacatgacaGACAGTTAACAACCATAAATAATTATGCAATTATGTATGAATGGCAATGCAAAAACATGAAGGTTTCTTATGCCTATGGAAACAGTACCTAGTTTGTTACTTTATAAGTAAATTGAGGCTTCCGATTTTGTACAAAGGAATGCAAATACATAGTATTTCAGGAAATCTGAAGGATTTAAGGTAGCTAAGTATCGTTGAAACTAACTTTTATACCTGCAAATCCGAGGTTTGAAAAAATTAAGCATTCgttaatttttaaatcttaggtacctaattatatgCGTAATAAATCTTTGTATTGTCTTGTCTCATGGTGTCAGTACCAAATACTTAGCTACTTATATTCGAATACACAATTGCTAAAACTAGAGCGAATTTCATAACACAAACCTGGTATTCACGAGTCCGAAGGTACAGCGTACGAGAGACCTAGAGATTTATTGAGAACCAACCGACGCAACAGGAATCTAGTCGGTGAAAGTAAAATGTGTTTAGATATTAAAAGCCGATCGGTTACTTAACACAGACCTCGTTGGTTAATAAATAGGCCAATTGATACTGATTAATATGATGGTCAGGTGCAATCAGATGATTGTTTCACAATaagataattatgtaatttaagaGATGAGTCTCGGTGAGATTTCGTGGTAAGATGGGCGCGCCAAATATTTCGGCACGCAGGTGATGTTACGTAGGTATCAGTAGACACTCAAAAATAATTGGTGCAAACCCATGATTACTTCATTCAAAATGCTCAAAGAGATAATGTGGACATCTTTTTGCTTCATCAAGGACAACCTACTAAGGCAAGACTTAGTGgggttaatttgttttgtaattaatttatacacTGACCCTTTTATATCTGTCTCAAAGTTTTATTTAGTAGACGCCTATCTAGTATGCCTACAAGTCAATGAAtacatatacttaggtacttattgaTCACCTTATATAGCTTTAAAACTGGTTTAGTAATTCGTTTAGTGCAGGGTATTCCATTTCCAGAGACACTGTCTAGACACTGAGGACCCAACGTTTTATTAGCTGGTAGCAGGGGCGGATTCAGCcatcaaaaaaggttgtgggcCATATCCAACGATATGGctgaaaatgtaggtacataagtttCAGGTAGGTACACGAGGGGTTACATAAGGGGGTACGTAAAGCAGTACATAGGGGTATTACATAAATGAGTgtataacggagtacataaggggaattACTGAGGGAGTAGGTACATAGGAGTGTTACTAAGGGATATGTAAGTAATTACATGATCCCGAGTTCATCAAGATTTTTACAGAACTTAATACATAGGTAGTGAGATTTATCAATCTATCTCGACTAGGATTAGGCTAACAAAAATGTCGCTtactttgtgttttattttgaaatgttttagtGCACAAACGCACACTGAATCACAATATTCGGTACAATGTCAAGTTAAAAAGTGATTTTGACCTCGAAACGAGCATTGTCTTTAAATGCTTGGGAAATAATTCTTACACCCATACAAGCGTATAATATGTCTTGTGAGTTGACCATTTTGATAAGTGTTACCATGTGTGAGTAATATACATGTTTTTATTGTTCCAGCTATGTGTGCACTTGTGGCATCAATCACAATCACACCCAACGGAAACAGTCCAGAAATAAAAATGGTAGGAGGAATGTCAGTGGACATGCATGATGGTTTCATACCAATGGAATCTAAAGTAGAAGAAACCACTGTTAGAACAAGTCGTGGAAGAAAACGAAAAGCCAATAACTCTACAAAATTATCTATCAATGAAAGATATAGAAGACTGATACCCTACATGACATTTTACTATGCTAATGATTTGGCAACACCAACGACTGACAATGTGAAGGAGGTAGAGGTGGAAAAGGCAGAAATAGTTGAGACTGGGGCAATAAATCCCACAGATTACCGTGAGCCCAAGAAAATTATCTACACTAACAGAAACATTCCCAGATATCAGGGTAACCGATTGACTCAGCATAACATCGCATCAGCCaatccaacaaaaatatattacaaaggTGGTGTACCAGTGTACCAAAGTCCGAGTAAGGTTTCTCAAAATTACAATCCATTACTGTCGGACTATAACGTGCAGCTACACAACGATTATGATACTGGGAGAGTGGTTCATAAACAGATATCAAAATCTCCTGGCTTTGCATTTGTATCTTCGACACGAAAACCTTATTTAAATCTGTATAATGAGGACTCGCCTAATATCAGATATTATTTATCAgaaaaaccaaaatataagttgGTGCCTTATGAGCAAACGCCTCCCATTAAAGTCCCCGAAAATGAAAATGCTTATGACATAACGAAAAAACCAGTACCAGTATCTGTGTTAATACCTAAAGAGCAAGTTTACTTAAAGCCAAGACCGGCTCGACCTCATTACGTTTATGATAATATTGACGTTCAACAAGCCACTATCAGGAAACAACCTGCGATCGTTTCCGAAAGTTACTACGAGAAACAACGTCCTCCGCTCTCGTTGCCCCAACCTGTAATACAAAGTGGATTTAAACCGATACTCCATGCACCTCAATACTCTAAGGAAAGTACAGTTTATTCGTCCAATATACCAGAGAGTGGTAATTCagaatttgaatttcaaaaacaacaggAACCACATGTACAGTCGGCACCAAATGTAAATTATGACGATTTTAAGCCTCAATACTATCAGTATGTTGTAGATCAGACCACTATAAAACCCCCACAGCAAGTCACTTCCAACGCAATACCACTAGCTACATTACTGAATTCCCTCCAACTAAACAAGTCTATTCCGAAGCCTATCACAAAAGAAAACGTGGGCGCGTCTATTAGAACTTTACTGCaagtattgaatgttttaaaagCTGTCCCACAGCAAAACAATATTGAAGCACCAATCTTAAGCACTCCAAAACCATTTGTGCCTTCTAAGGCTGTCAAAGTTATAGCTGAACCTGTAAAAGAAATTCAACCAGAAGCTGAACGTGAAGAGAATCTGCCTGATGAGGAGTTTCCAGCAGAACCTTATCTGGATCCTGTGAACCCACCATCCCAACATCTTGATGGTAAGTCAAAAATCCCATTCatttagtacctacattatgACCATCAAAATTAGACAAACAATACTTATGTTGCATCCCGTTCATTACATCAGAGGCAGGTTGTATTTACCCAATACAAAATATTcgtttagttttagtttaagAGTTAGTATTGAGCAACAAAAAAGGACCTCCATTTATCAAGTCAGTTTGTGACATTGAACATGATTGACATACTAGGAAAATCGTCAAGTGACCTTAACTTTTTAACTCATATAAaaagtaggtaatgtaggaaGCTCCAGCTGAGTCCTTTAAAGGGAATTATTGAATTTTTGCAGAAGTAGCATCTGGCGGTGGTACCAGCCAGCATTTCCCCTTGCAACAGGCGTCAGATGACGAGGGCGGTACTCCGGGGCGGCCGGGCATCGACTATCCCATTCTCACTACAATTCCGACGACAAGCTTCGACTGCAAGACTCAGCGGTACAAAGGCTTCTTCGCAGATCCTGAGACCCGTTGCCAGGTAATAAGCAACGTATAAGAATGTTTACAAAAAATCGGTGTTATAAAGGGAAAGTAGGTCGGCCAACTGTCGGTGTCTGACTATGCATATTGCATTTGTGGTAATTGGCAGGCTAGAGGATGTCTCCCAAAATGGTCAACGGCTATGAAGTAAGTGTCCCATGTCACGGGATGTAGGCCTATtacatttctataaaaaaataacacgttGTCAGTAGTTATTGTGTAATGAACGGGTAACATGTTATGAATTGATTTAAGTATAGGGAACATGCACCAAAGTGCCCTCATTTATAAGAGGGTCCTTAATTGACGATTTTGTGTGAAAATCTAATCAActtggtttaaaataaaatgtgaataaGTAGTCCATAATGTAACTTTGCCGAGTGTATTAAAAGTCAATCAATGTTGTCTCGATAAATTGATTGACCGTAATGATTCATAAAAGATCGTTTGTTACCTAACTTAAGTTAAACAGAATTACTTTTGAATGTTTGCAAACTGACCTTCACCCTGACCAAAATCGAACTAATTAGGTAATGTTACAAATATAACACTTTTAAGACCGTTGTTGATTACATTCACCCTAATTGCAGTAATTACACTGTGCCGCTTGAAAAAATGAGATCAATGTAGTGTCAGTACTCCTGATTATCTTTAGGAGTAGGTATTTCTATAGTTTCACCTACTATTGGGTAGATAACATCTGAGCAGGTATTTATTTTCTGGCCTGCTAACTATTTGCCACTTGGAATATCAAAGCTAGCTAAAGATAGATACATAATCAGGAGTACCATTAGTTCAACGAAGATTAGGTAACTTAATGTTACGGACTCCTTCGCGTTTTTTTGTAACtgagataaatattttactttctaGGTTTGGCACTACTGTGATTTGAACGGTGGGCAGGCATCATTCCTGTGCCCCAATGGGACGATATTCTCCCAAGCGGGGCTCACTTGCGACTGGTGGTTCAACGTGCGCTGTGCATCTACCACGCAGCTTTACGTGCTCAACGAGAGCCTTTACAAATACATCCTGCCGCACTCGCCGAAGTTCCCCGAAGATTACAGCGGGCCCCTGGTTGATAAGTAAGTTTTAATATAGAACCTATAGCTAGTTTGTCAGCCTTCAGAATTGATATGTTGTCTCTATaggaaaaattatatttaggtaTACACGTGGACTTACCGAATAACCATACTTACTCCAGTCGCTATTTTTGctgcaaataataaaatgtgtctTGTAGAACCTGACATTTTTTATTCGTGTGTTAGTAATTCAGGTTTATTTGGTGTGTAcctaataacaattatttatttttaattacagatATTTAAGTCTGAAGTTTAAAGAAATGGAGGAACAAttcaaaaagaacaaaaacaagcAGAGCGCTTCCGAAAAGACTGACTCTGATGAAGAGGAATCGGATGACTCTAGTGAAAGTTCTACTGAAACGGAAGATTCCAGTGACGAGAAAAACAGTGAACCTAGCAAGGCAGGAGAAGGCGCAGTCAGTGAGGCCAGCGTCGTGGTGGGTTCACCGGGCGAAAGTGGCAAAGTTGAAAGGCTACAAGACTAAAATCTCACATAAACTGTACAGAAATGAAAACGTTCCTTAAAACGTATTTACTGCACACAAGAAAACTGCTCGCAGTTTCATTATCTGGGTTGAAAGCTTCGATGTCACCTCTTACATTAACAACTGGATGTCCCCTCTGAATCATCATTTAAAATGTGCAAAAACATTATATGAATTGGATAAGTGTGCCAATGAGATTTAACTGTAACGGATGTCCAGTTATAGAGAAGCTGcagtatttaaatttaatttaattaggaCTAGATTACTACGTGTAATTCCTCAAATGGGAAGAAGtcattttgcaaaaatatttgaacaccAATTTTTGACTGTCGATAAGTGTCGTGACTTTGAGTTTTGGACTGTGATTGGGTTTCCCGATTCGGGAGTCTAACAATCAGTCAGTGACTGCTAGCAATTGATTGATTTCAACAAATGCTGTGTTCTTAGATTAATCTTGATCCACTGTCTATAATGACGCGTGTAAACACATTAGGGTTTCCTCAACCTGACCACGTAATCGTACATAACACAACTTATTCTTTCTAGAGGATCTTTTGGAATGTGATAGTGGATCGAGTGGAGATTTTGATCGCactttttattgcttttaagtATGCAATCTTCAATCAATAAACAGAGCTACAGTTATCAGAATATTTTCCGTTAATGCCATCGCACGAATGGCTTAGTGAGTCATCTAGAGTAATAAAATCTCGTAAATGCAAAGGGAGTAGGTATAGCTACATTACTAACTGTGATAAGTAGATGGCTAAAACCTGTGTGCTTGCTCCTATGCAAATAGCAAGTAATTTGTGACTGACTGTATTGCCAGATATGTGAATGTTGGTAAAtc belongs to Helicoverpa zea isolate HzStark_Cry1AcR chromosome 11, ilHelZeax1.1, whole genome shotgun sequence and includes:
- the LOC124634610 gene encoding uncharacterized protein LOC124634610, encoding MDYKMEIIALLLCAMCALVASITITPNGNSPEIKMVGGMSVDMHDGFIPMESKVEETTVRTSRGRKRKANNSTKLSINERYRRLIPYMTFYYANDLATPTTDNVKEVEVEKAEIVETGAINPTDYREPKKIIYTNRNIPRYQGNRLTQHNIASANPTKIYYKGGVPVYQSPSKVSQNYNPLLSDYNVQLHNDYDTGRVVHKQISKSPGFAFVSSTRKPYLNLYNEDSPNIRYYLSEKPKYKLVPYEQTPPIKVPENENAYDITKKPVPVSVLIPKEQVYLKPRPARPHYVYDNIDVQQATIRKQPAIVSESYYEKQRPPLSLPQPVIQSGFKPILHAPQYSKESTVYSSNIPESGNSEFEFQKQQEPHVQSAPNVNYDDFKPQYYQYVVDQTTIKPPQQVTSNAIPLATLLNSLQLNKSIPKPITKENVGASIRTLLQVLNVLKAVPQQNNIEAPILSTPKPFVPSKAVKVIAEPVKEIQPEAEREENLPDEEFPAEPYLDPVNPPSQHLDEVASGGGTSQHFPLQQASDDEGGTPGRPGIDYPILTTIPTTSFDCKTQRYKGFFADPETRCQVWHYCDLNGGQASFLCPNGTIFSQAGLTCDWWFNVRCASTTQLYVLNESLYKYILPHSPKFPEDYSGPLVDKYLSLKFKEMEEQFKKNKNKQSASEKTDSDEEESDDSSESSTETEDSSDEKNSEPSKAGEGAVSEASVVVGSPGESGKVERLQD